From the Salvelinus alpinus chromosome 32, SLU_Salpinus.1, whole genome shotgun sequence genome, one window contains:
- the LOC139562112 gene encoding suppressor of cytokine signaling 5-like, with amino-acid sequence MEKVGKMWSNLRIRCQTLFHSDGAGPSTENSVVEVDGMHCVVDLGRGDNSGEAQASRASSLSRSLLPLPMVTGGRRHNCVSEIPQIVEITIDSKDSEDARGGRGGVPVARRDSYSRHAPWGGKKKHSCSTKTQSSMDTDRRSGRARGAAGRRERRYGVSSIQEMGDSGGGGCSLSARSLRQRLSDTVGLCLPLPRRRSRSSKTPTISKRKIHLTELMLETCPFPQGSDLANKWHLIKQHTAPVSPHSSTALLDAFDTAHPSPEDEEERLRERRRLSIEEGVDPPPNAQIHTLEALAQGSSLYKLGPKMAPGIAEASGEARGAAACCSGGGVSVQVLGGATAQLADCDSEEDSTTLCLQALRPKQRHASGDGNLSRNQPGPWKVHTQIDYIHCLVPDLLQITALPCYWGVMDRYEAEALLDGRPEGTFLLRDSAQEDYLFSVSFRRYNRSLHARIEQWNHNFSFDAHDPCVFHSSTVTGLLEHYKDPSACMFFEPLLTAPLHRAFPFGLQHLARATICPRTTYDGIGGLPLPPALQDFLKEYHYKQKVRVRWLEREPPLKIK; translated from the coding sequence ATGGAGAAAGTGGGCAAGATGTGGAGCAACCTGAGGATCCGATGCCAGACCCTCTTCCACAGCGACGGTGCGGGACCCAGTACAGAGAAcagcgtggtggaggtggacgGTATGCACTGTGTGGTGGACCTGGGACGGGGAGACAATTCAGGCGAGGCCCAGGCTTCTCGGGCCTCTAGCCTGTCCCGAAGCCTCTTGCCGCTCCCCATGGTTACTGGAGGACGACGTCACAACTGTGTGTCGGAAATCCCCCAGATAGTGGAGATCACCATAGACAGCAAAGACAGTGAGGATGCGAGGGGGGGTCGTGGAGGAGTCCCTGTGGCACGGAGAGACTCGTACTCACGCCATGCACCTTGGGGGGGCAAGAAAAAACACTCATGTTCCACAAAGACTCAGAGCTCCATGGATACAGACAGGCGGTCAGGGCGCGCGCGCGGGGCCGCTGGCCGGAGGGAGCGTCGTTACGGGGTCAGCTCTATCCAGGAAATGGGGGACTCTGGGGGCGGGGGTTGCAGTCTGAGCGCCCGTTCCCTGCGCCAGCGGCTTAGCGATACAGTGGGCCTGTGTCTCCCCCTGCCCCGCCGCCGCTCGCGCTCTTCCAAGACCCCCACCATCTCGAAGCGCAAGATCCACCTAACAGAGCTGATGCTGGAGACCTGTCCCTTCCCCCAGGGCTCGGACTTGGCCAACAAGTGGCACCTGATCAAGCAGCACACAGCGCCCGTCAGCCCGCATTCCTCCACGGCTCTGCTTGACGCCTTCGACACCGCCCACCCCTCCCCCGAGGACGAGGAGGAGCGTCTGCGCGAACGCCGCAGGCTCAGCATTGAAGAGGGAGTGGACCCCCCACCCAACGCCCAGATCCACACCCTTGAGGCCTTGGCGCAGGGCTCCTCTCTGTACAAACTGGGACCAAAGATGGCCCCCGGCATTGCAGAGGCCTCTGGGGAGGCCCGGGGCGCCGCGGCCTGCTGCTCAGGAGGGGGGGTATCGGTGCAGGTGCTCGGGGGGGCTACAGCCCAGTTGGCTGACTGTGACTCGGAGGAGGACTCAACTACACTATGCCTGCAGGCCCTGAGGCCCAAGCAGCGGCACGCGTCCGGGGATGGCAATCTGAGCCGGAACCAGCCTGGGCCATGGAAGGTGCACACCCAGATCGACTATATCCATTGCCTGGTACCGGACCTGCTGCAGATCACTGCACTGCCCTGCTACTGGGGCGTGATGGACCGCTATGAGGCGGAGGCGCTGCTGGATGGACGCCCCGAGGGCACCTTCCTGCTGCGCGACTCGGCCCAGGAGGACTACCTGTTCTCGGTCAGCTTTCGCCGCTACAACCGCTCGCTGCATGCCCGCATCGAGCAGTGGAACCACAACTTCAGCTTCGACGCCCACGACCCCTGCGTGTTCCACTCATCCACCGTCACAGGCCTACTGGAGCACTACAAGGACCCCAGCGCCTGCATGTTCTTTGAGCCGCTGCTCACGGCGCCACTCCACCGGGCCTTCCCTTTCGGCTTGCAGCACCTGGCACGCGCCACCATCTGCCCCCGGACCACGTACGACGGCATCGGCGGCCTGCCACTGCCCCCGGCCCTGCAGGACTTCCTCAAGGAGTATCACTACAAACAGAAAGTGCGTGTGCGCTGGCTGGAGAGGGAGCCGCCACTCAAGATCAAATAG